The genomic window AGGAGACATTATGAGAATGAGAACAATAACGATAGCAACGCTGGTTTTTTTAGGGTGTATATCGCAGCTGCCGGCGCAGACCCAATCTGTTTTCAAAGAATTTATCACAGTTGACGGTTCGCGACTGATGCAGGGCGAGCAGGAATTCCGCTTTATTTCCTGGAATATCCCGAATCTTAATTTTGTGGAAGATGAAATGGCTTTTACACGCGAACACGAGTACGCTTTGCCAACAGCGTACGAAATCCGCGATGCGCTGGAAAGCGTCAAGCAGATGGGCGGTCGGGTGGTGCGCGCCTATACATTTCCGGTACGCTCTGAAGAGGACGCCGAAGGCGTACCCAAGTATGTACTGGGTCCCGGCGAATTCAATGAACGCGCTTTTGCCACCATGGATACGGTGCTGGCTATTGCCAATCAGGTTGGTGTTCGTGTTATTTTACCGTTCCTGAATCAGTGGAAATGGATGGGCGGCCGTCCCCAATACGCCGCATTCCGGGCAAAATCCGAGGACGATTTTTACACCGATCGTCAGCTCATTGACGATTTCAAAACAACCATCGAGTATGTGATTACCCGCGAAAATACCGTCACGGGTGTCCAATACCGCGATGACAAAGCGATCATGTGCTGGGAAACCGGCAATGAGCTGGTCTGCCCGTATGAATGGACCAGGGAAATCGCCCGGTTGATCAAAAATCTGGATATCAATCATCTTTTGATGGACGGCTATCATGCCATTGACAGTCGTCCGGTGCGCGAGGAATCGATTACCGATCCGAATGTGGATATTATCTCTTCTCATCATTATGAAACAGACCCGGAAAAAATATTCAAGCATATTCAAATCAACCTGGACCACATCAACGGCCGCAAGCCGTATGTACTGGGTGAATTCGGGTTTGTCGGAACTCCGGTTATTGAAAAATATCTGGACTGGGTCATGGATAACCCCATTCCCGGCGCCTTGATCTGGAGCCTGCGCTATCACCGGCATCACGGCGGATTTTACTGGCATTCGGAACCTTTGGGCGGCGGCGTGTTCAAGGCCTATCACTGGCCCGGCTTTGATTCCGGGGAAGAGTACTGATGAAAAGCGGCTCATTGATTTAATGCGGGAAAAGGCTTTTGAGATTCAGGGACTGGACAATCCCATGCCGCCGGTGCCGAATGCGCCGGTTTTGCTGCCGATTGATCATGTGGCCCAGATCTCGTGGCGCGGTTCCACAGGGGCTCGCGCTTATGACGTACAGCGCAGCTTATCTGCAAAGGGTCCCTGGGCGACTGTGGGCTATAATATTTCCGATGCGGCAACCCAGTATATGCCGCTTTATCACGACCGTGACGCCAGGCCGGGAACCACTTGTTTTTATAGGGTGATCGCCAAGAACGCCTCCGGCTGGTCCAATCCCTCCAACGTGATGTCCGTCAAGATCGGCAGTCAGGCTTTGGTGGATGAAATGGGGCATTTGAATCGACTGTATCATTCAAGCGGCAATTGGACAGTATCGACAGAGAATGACCGCAGTTTTAAAGAAGATATGCAGCGACTATCCGGAGAGTCCGGTGATGAACTGATCTATCGTGTCCCCGGCACGATCTGCGGCTGGAATATTTATACCTTTACCCGGACAAAAGAGGCAAATGCAGAGATATGGCTATCTGCGGATGCAAAAGAGTACGAGCGCGTGGAGGGCGGTCTCAATACGATTGACACCGGAGAAGGGTATTACGGATACTGGCGGCCGGTTCTGTTCAGCCAAAACGCTTTGCAAAGCGAGGCGCGCTATATCAAAATCAAACTGACAGCCGAAACTCAAATGAGCCGGATTGAGATTTTTTATAAATGATACACCGGTTTGACGCAAGAATCAGCCAGCGACTGTTGAACTGACTGTTATGGAAAAGGTGACATTTGTTTACTTTTAATATTGGGTGAAAATGGTTAGAATTTAATGAATCGCTAGAGAGCGATGAGTATGAATCAACAAAAGGAGAGAAGGATATGAAGACTGTATTGATGATGTTCTTGAGTGTCTGTCTGATGAGCGCAATAGTCTGGGCTCAGGACAAGGCTGAGCTGGAAAAAGGTATAAATTACATCGAAACCCAGGTATACACCCAGGAAGAGAATGAAGAACTATTGCAACTGTACAAAGAACTGCGCGTCGCTGACGTGTCCGACGGTATGGATGCGGTGGGACTGCCCGGCGTTGGACTGGTGGATCCGTCGATTCATCCGGACTGGCAAGATTTTGAAGATTTGTCGCATCAATTCCGCGGCATTGCCATTACGGTCCGCTATGTTCCCACGCAAAAGCGGCCGCTGCCGGAGAATCTGGACAATTTTTCCCAGTGGGAAGGTGAGTTTTATACAAAATATTCCCACGAAGCGTTTACGGAATTGATCGAACAAGGAAGCGTGGTGGTGATCGATGATGTGGAGGAAAAAGATATCGGCTCTATCGGCTCATATAATATTTTAGCCTGGCACAAAGCCGGCGCGGTCGGTGTGGTTACTGATGCCTCGTCGCGGGACACGGACGAGATTGCCAAGCAGCAGGTTCCGCTGTATCTGCGTCACAAAGGACGCGGGATTCGTCCGGGGCGTAACGAAATTGAATCGGTCAACCGGCCGGTCAGCATCGGCGGCGTACTGGTCTGTCCCGGTGACGTCGTGGTCGCGGACGGCGATGGTGTTGTGGTGGTGCCGCGCCGCGTTGCCAAACAGGTGGCTGAACATGCTCAAAACGTTCTAAAAGGCGACAAAGCGGGGCGCCGCAGCCTGTATGAAAGCATGGGCCTGCCGCTCGATCAAACCGTTCAATAAATTCAAATAACCCTGTGGGTACCCATTTCGGAATCCCACGGGGTTTTCGGAGAGGAGAGAAACAATGCATGCTTTGGCCGGGTTGTTTGCAATCCTGTTGTGTTTCGGAGGGGCGGCTGCCCAGTCTCCTGTGTCGCCGGATGCAAAAGTGGAAAAAATAGCAGAGGGATTTCAGTTTGTCGAGGGGCCGGTTTGGATGGACAGTTCTCTGCTGTTCAGTGATATCCCCGCCAATACCATTTACCAGTGGACAGAGTCCGACGGCATCCGTGAATTTCTGAGTCCCTCCGGACAGTCCAATGGGCTGGCGCTGGATTCAGCAGGACATTTGCTGCTGGCGCAGCACGCTGAGCGTCAGGTCGCCCGACTGCCGGAAAACGGGACCTGGACCGCACTGGCGACAGAATACCAGGGGAAACGACTGAACAGTCCCAATGATATGGCGATAAAATCCGATGGGTCTGTGTTTTTCACTGATCCGCCTTATGGCATTCAGTCGCATCAGGAAGAGCTGGGGTTTTACGGCATTTACCGCTATTCTGCGGACGGTGAATTGTATTTACTGGATCAATCCCTGAACCGTCCCAACGGCATTGTGTTCTCGCCGGATGAATCGCATCTGTACGTCAATGATTCGGAAACGAGACGCATTTACGTCTGGGATGTCCGGGATGATTCTGTCCTGGTCAACAAACGGCAGTTTGCTTATATGCAGCCGCACGGGTATGCGGACGGCATGGCTGTGGATGCAGCGGGGCATGTGTATAGCACCGGACCGATTGGCGTGTGGGTGTTTGCCCCGGACGGCACGGTACTGGACACCCTTGCGGTACCCGGCCAGACCAGCAACTGCGCCTGGGGAGATGCTGACCGCCGGACTCTTTATATCACCTCCGGAGATGCGGTGTACCGAATTCGCGTGGACGCCCTCAGTCGGGTCAGGGACGCTCAGGGGCGGGGTCGTTCGGATGAATTTGGGCTGGCGGCAAATTACCCCAACCCCTTTAATGAATCGACCCGAATTCGATTTCAACTGGAGCAAGCGGGATATACGCGCTTTGATGTTTATAACACCCGGGGGCAGCGAGTGCGGACGTTAATGCAGGATTTTGTCGATGCCGGGGTGCAGCACGTTTGCCTGGAATGCGGCTGATCTGTCCGGCGGCGCCTATATTATCAAAATGATTTCAGGAGATCGGGTTTCCATGCGGAAATGCACCTTGCTGCGCTGAAAAAAGGGAGGCGTTATGAAGCTGAATCTGTTTTTTATCATATTTGCATGGTTTGTTTTGAAAAAGGATATTTTGACGACCCTGATGTGCGAGTGCATGCCTACTGGAATTTCTTGGCCGGCGCCTGCGGTTATACCGAAAACTATGATCCGTACATCGGAGAGGGATTCAAGGATTCGGCTATGCTCTGAACATCCACGATATTTATGATACTCATGCACGAATTTTTGAAATCAGTTTAGTCTTGTCGATCATTTGTTGAAAGCCAAATTATGTTTTTGTTTTTGCGGATCTATTTATTGAACAGGGAGTATGGAAAATGAGATTTTTTATTTTATCAGCTGTAATTTTCATGTTTTTGCTGGCTTGTTCAAACGGGGAAAAGAAGCAAACGGAAACAATCGACCTGGAACGCCCCTGGGCGTTCAAAACCGGCGACAGTCTCATGTGGGCACAACCGGATTATGATGATGCCGGGTGGCAGTCCCTGTCCCCGTCCAGAGTCTGGGAGCAGCAGGGGCTAGAATCCTATGACGGGTTTGCCTGGTACCGCATACGGTTTGACCTGCCGGAATCGTTCAAATCGACATCGGTTCTTCAGGACAGCATACAATTTTATCTGGGCACCATTGATGATACGGAACAGACCTTTCTGAACGGAAAACTGATTGGACAAAACGGCCAATTGATTGCTGCAGGACAGTACGACACACCGCCGGAGTTTACCGGTGATCCGGACGCCTATCAATACGAACGCCGTTATGTCCTTTCCCTTGATGATCAACGCATTCAATGGGGAGAGATTAATACACTGGCCGTTCGGGTGCACGATCACGGCGGCAACGGTGGACTGTATGTGGATCGCTTGTCCACGGAATTGAATGCGGACAAGCCGCTGTCCGTGCATGTGCTGGGCATCAAAGATTATCTGCAATTCCAAAAAGCCTATACCGGATTTGAAATCAAATCCAAATGAACAGCTTGGCCGGACCCTGTATTTTCGTAATGTTTCTGACCGTTACGAGTTTGACGGGCAATTCACGGTTTCCATCAAAACCCTGGACAAGGGGCGGGAAATTTACACCAAAAGCGTTGCTGTTGATCTGAACTCGGGCGCCCTGGATTCTTTTCAATACGAATTTAACTGTGATCTGCAGCGTATGCACAAGGCTGAATATGTTTTTACGGCAAGAAATTTTGATAAATCGGTCGCGTTCCGCGAACAGGTTCCTTATATTTTAACACCACCTCCCGGAGATGCGCCGTCTATCAATGGACCGATGGTGTATGGACAGCGACCGGGCAATCCGTTTTTGTACCGCATCCCGGTCAGTGGCAAACGGCCGCTTGAATTCAGCGCTGAGAATTTGCCTGACGGATTGACACTGGACCCCCGTACCGGTATCATCACCGGCCGGGTGGAAACAGCGGATGATTATTCGGTGACTGTGAGGGTAGACAATGAAGCGGGGATGGATGAGAAAGAAATGACGTTCAAAATCGGTGACCAGCTCAGCCTGACACCGCCCATGGGCTGGAACAGCTGGAACTGCTGGGGACTGACCGTCTCGGACGCCAAAGTTCGCGAGGCGGCGGATTTTATGGTTTCCACGGGACTGGTGAATTACGGCTGGTCGTTCATCAATATAGACGACGGCTGGGAAGCGCCGGCGCGCTCGTATACCGGCGAGATTCGGGCAAACGACAAGTTTCCTGATATGAAAGCTTTGGGCGATTATGTTCATGAAAAAGGCCTGAAATTCGGTATTTATTCTTCTCCCGGACCGCTGACCTGCGGCGGTTACCTGGGCAGTTATCGGCATGAAGAACAGGATATCCACACCTATTGCGACTGGGGTGTGGATTATCTGAAATATGACTGGTGCAGTTATGAACGCATTGCCGAGGATCACAGTCTGGACGAACTGCAAAAGCCCTATTTTCGGATGCGCGATGTCATTACCGAGGCGGACCGTGATATTGTGTACAGTCTGTGCCAATACGGCATGGGGAACGTCTGGCAGTGGGGTAAACAAGCGGGCGGTAATTTATGGCGCACCACCGGGGATATCCGTGATACCTGGACCAGCATGTCGGAAATTGGATTCGGACAGGATTCATTATGGCGTTATGCTGAACCGGGACACTGGAATGATCCGGATATGCTGGTGGTCGGACATGTGGGCTGGGGTCCGGCTGTGCATCCTTCGCAGCTGTCCTACAGCGAACAGTATACGCATATCACCCTGTGGTCTCTGTTATCCGCGCCGATGCTGCTCGGGTGTGATCTCAGCAAACTGGACGATTTTACGCTGAATCTGCTGTGCAACGCCGAGGTGATTGCCGTCAATCAGGATCCGCTGGGTGAACAGGCACGGTCTTTTGTCAAGAATGATGATCTACAGATCTGGGCGAAACGTTTGAGCGACGGATCTGCAGCTGTCGGGTGTGTTTAATATGAAAACTTTAAAATCGAATATTGTTTTTGATCTTGGGGATATTGGGTTGAGCGATAAAGTCAAAATCCGGAATCTGTGGCGGCAGGAGGATATGGGTATACACAAGGGTAAATACCGAGTTACGTTACCGGCGCATGGCGCGGCGCTTTTAAAGTGTGTGTCGTTTGAAAAGTAACGTACTATCTGTTGAATATAGTCTCTAAACGCGATTTAATATTAACTAAAGGTGAACTTTTGAATAATTTAATGTATGTGTTTTTGATGTATTTATTGTTCTTTTGTACTGCACCCGTTTCAGGTCGGGTATCCGCGATTATTGACGCGGATACCGGCAATGAAATGGATGATCTCTATGCCGTCGCACATGCGGTGGTTCATGATTCTTTTAAAGTGATCGGTCTGACGTCAGCGCATTTCAACAATCCGCAGCTGGTGACCGACGAGATGTGGCATATTTATCCGACCCGGGATATCAATACACTGGAGATCTCTCAGGAACTCAATGAAAAGCTGTTGAGTATTCTGAACCGGAACTCGATTCCGCATCCCCGCGGCTGCGGGAAAATGGTGGGGTATGCCTGGGGCTATTACCCGGGCGCGCAGATTCCGAATTCCGATGCGGTGCGGTTTATTATTGAACAGGCAAAGCAGCATTCACCTGAACACAAACTGAACATTCTCTGCCTCGGCGCGGTCACCAATGTGGCGGCGGCTGTGCTCAGAGATTCTTCAATTGTTCCGTCTATACGTCTGTATGCCCTGACCATGAAATACGACGTGGAGCGTCATGTCTGGAATAAAAATTCATTCAACGCCAATAATGACCGCAACGGACTGGATGTTGTGCTGAATACACGCGGACTCGAATTGGTAATCATGCCGGGCAATGTGTCCCGTGAATTGGTATTTGAACGCGAGCGGACGCTGAAAAAACTTGGATTGATTGACGTCTCTGTAACCGAAATTTTCAAGCGCCGCTGGGATGAGGTGAGCGCCGGCGAGTCCTGGATCATGTGGGACCTTGCATTGATAGAAGCCGTGCTGCATCCTGAGCTGGCAGTGCTCGAAACCCGGACCACGCCGCCGGAAAATACGCCGCGGCCGGTGTCGGTTTATCTGGATATTGACGAAACCAAAATGAAACAGTCATTCTGGCGCACCCTAAAAACCCTGCAATAGATCAGGAGGAGTTTTATGAAAACACTGAATGTGATTGTCCTGCTGATTTTTTTGAGCGCCGCGGCCGGATTACCTGCGGCCGCAGCGTCTGACAGTTTGATTTATCTGATTGTACGCGGGGATGATATCGGTTCTTCCCACGCCGCCAATCTGGGATGCATTGCGTCCTATAAAGAAGGAATCCAGAAAACGGTGGAAATTATGGTGCCCTGCCCCTGGTTTTTAGAGGCGGTTGAGATGCTGAAAACCTGTCCGGGACTTGATGTGGGGGTGCATTTGACCCTGACCAGTGAATGGGAGCACTACAAGTGGGGGCCGCTGACCTGCGCCCCGAGTCTGGTAGATTCCAACGGCTATTTTTATCCGCGACAAAAGAACTGGAGTGATCAAGACGCAACCGACGCGTTCTGGAATGCCGGTCCGGATATGACGCAAGTGGAACAGGAACTGCGCGCCCAGATCGTGACGGCGATGAGACACATCCCGCAGGTGAGTCATGTCACCGGACATATGGGGATTGCCAGCCCCGGTGTGAGCCAAAAAATGTCCGATCTGGTGGAACGTCTGGCGCGCGAATATGGGTTGTATATTGATCTTGAAGCACATCATGTAAAGAGAACCGGCCCCTATTTCCCGGATGAGCAAACCGCGGGGTTTGCATCCATGTCAGCGGAGCAGCGGTTTATCCAGATGCTCAGGCAGTTGAAATCCGGCGCCTATCTGTATGTGGAGCATCCGGGTATGGATGTTCCGGAAATGCAGGCGATCGGCCACACCGGCAACGATGAGGTGGCGAAAAAGCGTGCCGAGGTCACTCGTGTGTTTACCAGTGACCGCGTGAACGCGGTTATTCAGGAACTCGGTATTCAGCTCATCAGTTACGCGGATCTGGTATCCGGAAAGGAAAATTAAAGTATGAAAGCAATTCTTGTCATTGTGTTCGTCTTTTTGGGGGCCGTGTACAACGGCCAGGCAGCCGAGTGGTTTGAATTTGATCCACCGGAGAATTTGCAGGGCGGTATTATTGACATGTCGGACTGGCTGGACGCGCCGGCCGGAAAACACGGTTTTGTGCAGATAAAATCGGAACAGCTGGTGTGTGAGGACGGAACCCCGATCAAATTCTGGGGTGTGAATATCTGCAGCGGTCGTCCCTATACAGATCATGCAACGGCGGATACCTGGGCTGATATGCTGGCGCGTTACGGCGTCAACAGCGTCCGGTTTCACAAATTTACCTCTCACGCTATGCCGGACACGCTATCCACGACACTGACCCCGGAAAAATACGAACGCCTGGATTATTTCAGCGCCCGGTTGAAGGAAAAAGGCATTTATTACGGCTGGTCGCCGATTTACGGTCACAAACCGCGGCCGGCGGACAGCTCGAAAATGCTGGCCTACAATGAGATTGCAAACGCGGATATGAACAGCCATCTGAGTTATTCCACAATCGGTCTGGTCAATTTCGCGCCTGATTTACAGGATCTGCATATCGGATTGATCACCGATATGCTGGAACACAAAAATCCGTACACCGGATTACGATACGCTGATGATCCGGCTTTGTGTTTTGTGGAACTGCAGAATGAAGACAATATCTTTTTCGCCACCACCTCCAGCATGCTGGATAAATGTCCGACCTATAAAAAAATGCTCACGGACCTGTTCACCGAATGGCTGCGCGGCAAATACGGCAGTGCGGAACGTCTGAGAAAAGTATGGGGAGAACAAGCCTTTGAATGGGGAAAAGAGGTCAAACAGGTGGATTGGAGTCTGGATCAGGGCAACATCTGTCCGGTGGCCAATCACGGCATTTATGATTACGAATACCGCAAAGCCGCGGAAAACGGTGAAACCCTGCCGCTGTTTCTGCTGGATATGGCCCGATTCCTCTATGAACAGCAAGTCCGGTTTTACAAAAAGTTTGAAAAAGCCATCCGCGCCACCGGGTACCAGGGCGCATTGGTGGGTTCCTGCTGGCAGGCCGGATCAGGGGTGACGCATTATTACAATCTGCATGCGGATTATATCGTGGGTCTGATTGACCGTCATAATTATTTCGGAGGCGGCACCGGACACCGGCTGGCGCCCGGACCGATGAAAAACGGCGCTATGGTGTCAAAGCCCGGCTCGGGATTGTTGTCTACCGGACTGCAGCAGGTTATTGACCGGCCGTTTTCCCTGTCTGAATGGCTGAGTTTGATTCCCAATGAATGGGTTGCAGAGGGGGCTCCGCTGATTGCCGCCTACGGTCTCGGTCTGCAGGGCTGGGATGCTTCGTATGCCTTTGCATCCGATACTCCGCGTTTCACCGAGACATTACACACCCCGGGTGTGTATAATGTCATGTCGCCGATGCAGCTGGGATTGTATCCAGCTCTGGCGCGTATGATTTATCGCGGTGATGTGCGAGAGAGCCAATCGGTTTTTGTGCGTCATATTCATATTCCGTCATTACAACAGGGCAAACTCGGATTTTACGAGTCGGTTGAACAGGATTGGGATCAGAAAAGCATTCAGGGTGTTGTTCCGCCTCAAGCGCTGGCTGCCGGACGCGTGGCCGTTGAATTTACCGATTCTTTTCAGCCCACCCGGCCGACTGAATTGTCTGAGTATCATGTGCAGGAGGAACTGATACGTTCTGTTACCGGACAATTGGAATGGCATACGTCCGGACAGGGATTTGTGAGCATCAATACAGCGGGCACCAAGGGAGTGATCGGGTTTGCTCAAAATAAAAATATCGATTTGGGTGTGGTGCGGTTTGATGTCGAAACCCCGTTTGCGGTTGTCTTGCTGACCAGCATGGATCGGATGCAGCCGATTGAAAGCGCAGACCGGCTGCTGCTCACCACTGTGGCGCGCGCCCGCAATACGGATATGCGGTTTAATCCGGATAAAACTAAACTGCTGGAGGCCGGTCATGCGCCGATTTTGATGGAACCTGTAAAGATGCGCATGCATCTGAGCCGAAATATTTCTGAAATATACGCGTTGGATCATGCAGGAGGCGACCGAATAGCGGGTCTTCCCGTGAATGGGCAAGACATTGTTATTGATGGTGAATCTTATCAAACCCTTTACTATGAAATACTATGTAAAGATGACTAGTCGGAGGAATTTATGCGTAATTATCTACTGGCCGGGCTTTTAATTTTTATTTTCAACTCTGCCGGCTTGGGGCAACTTTACAAAAATCCGGACCTTCCGGTCCAAAACCGTGTTGAAGATTTGCTGCAGCGCATGAATCTGGAACAAAAAGTCGGGCAAATGTGTCAATACGCCAGAAGTGAAGTGTATCAGAATCTGGATGAAGATGATTTTGTTCAGCTGATAAAAGAGGGTAAAGTCGGTACGTTTTTGACGATCACTGATCCACGGATTACCACCCGCCTTCAGAAAACTGCGGTAAATTCGCAGCTCGGTATTCCGCTGCTGTTTGCCACCGACGCGATTCACGGCGTGGCTATGGTTTCGGGCGCAACGGTTTATCCGACACCGCTTACACTGGCTTCCTCCTGGAATGAAGCGATCACCGAAGAGATTGCTCGACAAACCGCTGTGGAAATGAAAGAGATTGGGCTGCACTGGACGTTTTCCCCGAATGTCGAGTTGTCCCGTGATCCGCGCTGGGGCCGAACGGGTGAGACGTTCGGAGAAGACCCGGTTTTGGTGTCACGACTGGGTCAGGCCATGACACGCGGTTATCAGAATTATCCGGAATCCAGAGTGATCGCCTGCGCTAAACATTATGCCGGAGGCGGACAGCCGGTGAACGGAATGAACTTTGCGCCCATGAGTGTGTCGGTATCGCAGCTTTATAACCTCTGGCTGCCGCCCTTTGAGGCTCAGGTACAAGCGGGGGCGGGCAGTTTTATGGCGGCGCACCATGAGCTGAACGGCGTGCCCTGTCATGTCAATTCCTGGCTGCTCATGGATATTCTAAGGACTGATTGGGGATTTGACGGTTTTGTGGTCAGCGACTGGACCGATGTCACCCGGCTGCATGAGCTGCATGCTGTTGCCTTGAACAAAAA from candidate division KSB1 bacterium includes these protein-coding regions:
- a CDS encoding SMP-30/gluconolactonase/LRE family protein is translated as MHALAGLFAILLCFGGAAAQSPVSPDAKVEKIAEGFQFVEGPVWMDSSLLFSDIPANTIYQWTESDGIREFLSPSGQSNGLALDSAGHLLLAQHAERQVARLPENGTWTALATEYQGKRLNSPNDMAIKSDGSVFFTDPPYGIQSHQEELGFYGIYRYSADGELYLLDQSLNRPNGIVFSPDESHLYVNDSETRRIYVWDVRDDSVLVNKRQFAYMQPHGYADGMAVDAAGHVYSTGPIGVWVFAPDGTVLDTLAVPGQTSNCAWGDADRRTLYITSGDAVYRIRVDALSRVRDAQGRGRSDEFGLAANYPNPFNESTRIRFQLEQAGYTRFDVYNTRGQRVRTLMQDFVDAGVQHVCLECG
- a CDS encoding RraA family protein, translated to MKTVLMMFLSVCLMSAIVWAQDKAELEKGINYIETQVYTQEENEELLQLYKELRVADVSDGMDAVGLPGVGLVDPSIHPDWQDFEDLSHQFRGIAITVRYVPTQKRPLPENLDNFSQWEGEFYTKYSHEAFTELIEQGSVVVIDDVEEKDIGSIGSYNILAWHKAGAVGVVTDASSRDTDEIAKQQVPLYLRHKGRGIRPGRNEIESVNRPVSIGGVLVCPGDVVVADGDGVVVVPRRVAKQVAEHAQNVLKGDKAGRRSLYESMGLPLDQTVQ
- a CDS encoding cellulase family glycosylhydrolase: MRMRTITIATLVFLGCISQLPAQTQSVFKEFITVDGSRLMQGEQEFRFISWNIPNLNFVEDEMAFTREHEYALPTAYEIRDALESVKQMGGRVVRAYTFPVRSEEDAEGVPKYVLGPGEFNERAFATMDTVLAIANQVGVRVILPFLNQWKWMGGRPQYAAFRAKSEDDFYTDRQLIDDFKTTIEYVITRENTVTGVQYRDDKAIMCWETGNELVCPYEWTREIARLIKNLDINHLLMDGYHAIDSRPVREESITDPNVDIISSHHYETDPEKIFKHIQINLDHINGRKPYVLGEFGFVGTPVIEKYLDWVMDNPIPGALIWSLRYHRHHGGFYWHSEPLGGGVFKAYHWPGFDSGEEY
- a CDS encoding fibronectin type III domain-containing protein, giving the protein MREKAFEIQGLDNPMPPVPNAPVLLPIDHVAQISWRGSTGARAYDVQRSLSAKGPWATVGYNISDAATQYMPLYHDRDARPGTTCFYRVIAKNASGWSNPSNVMSVKIGSQALVDEMGHLNRLYHSSGNWTVSTENDRSFKEDMQRLSGESGDELIYRVPGTICGWNIYTFTRTKEANAEIWLSADAKEYERVEGGLNTIDTGEGYYGYWRPVLFSQNALQSEARYIKIKLTAETQMSRIEIFYK
- a CDS encoding putative Ig domain-containing protein; the protein is MKSNPNEQLGRTLYFRNVSDRYEFDGQFTVSIKTLDKGREIYTKSVAVDLNSGALDSFQYEFNCDLQRMHKAEYVFTARNFDKSVAFREQVPYILTPPPGDAPSINGPMVYGQRPGNPFLYRIPVSGKRPLEFSAENLPDGLTLDPRTGIITGRVETADDYSVTVRVDNEAGMDEKEMTFKIGDQLSLTPPMGWNSWNCWGLTVSDAKVREAADFMVSTGLVNYGWSFINIDDGWEAPARSYTGEIRANDKFPDMKALGDYVHEKGLKFGIYSSPGPLTCGGYLGSYRHEEQDIHTYCDWGVDYLKYDWCSYERIAEDHSLDELQKPYFRMRDVITEADRDIVYSLCQYGMGNVWQWGKQAGGNLWRTTGDIRDTWTSMSEIGFGQDSLWRYAEPGHWNDPDMLVVGHVGWGPAVHPSQLSYSEQYTHITLWSLLSAPMLLGCDLSKLDDFTLNLLCNAEVIAVNQDPLGEQARSFVKNDDLQIWAKRLSDGSAAVGCV
- a CDS encoding polysaccharide deacetylase family protein is translated as MKTLNVIVLLIFLSAAAGLPAAAASDSLIYLIVRGDDIGSSHAANLGCIASYKEGIQKTVEIMVPCPWFLEAVEMLKTCPGLDVGVHLTLTSEWEHYKWGPLTCAPSLVDSNGYFYPRQKNWSDQDATDAFWNAGPDMTQVEQELRAQIVTAMRHIPQVSHVTGHMGIASPGVSQKMSDLVERLAREYGLYIDLEAHHVKRTGPYFPDEQTAGFASMSAEQRFIQMLRQLKSGAYLYVEHPGMDVPEMQAIGHTGNDEVAKKRAEVTRVFTSDRVNAVIQELGIQLISYADLVSGKEN
- a CDS encoding nucleoside hydrolase, translating into MNNLMYVFLMYLLFFCTAPVSGRVSAIIDADTGNEMDDLYAVAHAVVHDSFKVIGLTSAHFNNPQLVTDEMWHIYPTRDINTLEISQELNEKLLSILNRNSIPHPRGCGKMVGYAWGYYPGAQIPNSDAVRFIIEQAKQHSPEHKLNILCLGAVTNVAAAVLRDSSIVPSIRLYALTMKYDVERHVWNKNSFNANNDRNGLDVVLNTRGLELVIMPGNVSRELVFERERTLKKLGLIDVSVTEIFKRRWDEVSAGESWIMWDLALIEAVLHPELAVLETRTTPPENTPRPVSVYLDIDETKMKQSFWRTLKTLQ